The following are encoded together in the Thunnus maccoyii chromosome 18, fThuMac1.1, whole genome shotgun sequence genome:
- the hspb9 gene encoding heat shock protein beta-9, translating to MMSQHAALNSLFGNDPFFSQERLLWPLHHESLSSLQQDFFNRRVTLANSLLRELHNGPHLLKLSPLPFISSSFSRLSDGKEQLKETPSSELQKEALQDTENNSDLLVTLDARGYAPSDITVKLEGRSLAVVAMKQAGAEETQSCSSSSSSASFCSSASSQMGFAQKIDLPPHLDLSGLSCSLMDDGQLRIHAPVAKQPISEEHEVPIRFRTSLEFPITKDKTEEDHTD from the exons ATGATGTCCCAGCACGCAGCCTTGAACAGCCTGTTTGGCAATGACCCTTTCTTCAGCCAGGAGCGGCTGCTGTGGCCGCTGCATCATGAGTCTCTCTCCTCGCTGCAGCAAGACTTCTTCAACCGCAGAGTCACGCTGGCCAACAGCCTCCTGAGGGAGCTTCACAATGGGCCCCACCTGCTCAAACTTAGCCCTTTGCccttcatttcctcctctttctccag GCTGAGTGACGGTAAAGAGCAGCTGAAAGAAACTCCCAGCTCAGAGCTGCAAAAGGAAGCCCTGCAGGATACAGAAAACAACAGTGACCTCCTGGTGACCCTAGATGCACGCGGTTATGCccccagtgacatcacagtcAAACTGGAGGGGCGCAGCCTGGCAGTGGTGGCCATGAAGCAGGCCGGAGCCGAGGAGACTCagtcctgctcctcctcctcctccagcgcTTCCTTCTGCTCCTCGGCCTCCTCTCAGATGGGATTTGCCCAAAAGATCGACTTGCCTCCTCACCTGGATCTGTCCGGCCTATCCTGCTCCCTGATGGATGACGGACAGCTGCGTATCCACGCCCCTGTGGCCAAACAGCCAATCAGTGAAGAGCATGAGGTGCCCATTCGGTTCAGGACATCGTTGGAATTTCCCATCACCAAGGACAAGACAGAGGAGGACCACACAGACTAA